The following are from one region of the Penaeus monodon isolate SGIC_2016 chromosome 19, NSTDA_Pmon_1, whole genome shotgun sequence genome:
- the LOC119585145 gene encoding cAMP-responsive element modulator-like, whose protein sequence is MTNAATAGGAVVHYAPGSDPQFIVPVATGDLSSLKIATSTSAGLAQGVVLATTGSAVHGSGDQIAEEASRKREIRLMKNRYEMWFQLFH, encoded by the exons ATGACAAATGCAGCCACAGCAGGAGGGGCTGTAGTCCATTATGCCCCTGGCTCTGACCCTCAGTTCATTGTCCCAG TTGCAACAGGTGATTTGAGTAGCCTTAAAATAGCCACGAGTACAAGTGCTGGGCTGGCACAGGGTGTGGTTCTGGCAACCACTGGTTCAGCAGTTCATGGTTCTGGTGATCAGATAGCAGAGGAAGCTTCTCGGAAACGTGAAATAAGGCTTATGAAAAACAGGTATGAGATGTGGTTTCAGTTGTTTCATTAG